A genome region from Gloeocapsa sp. PCC 73106 includes the following:
- the pgeF gene encoding peptidoglycan editing factor PgeF translates to MTVTNTTVSTQVQVPNWQWHHWEGLSYLRCTLLQDWQHGFLTRQFFPRTPQELTKVLTPEATTHHLHQIHGNRVVKPSEGFTEGDGIISESSNQALWVASADCTPILMGDVHTKRVSAVHAGWRGTAQGIVKIAIARFLSEGSSLENLRVALGPAISGKIYQVGKQVAAEVCSSIIEVGNNLEETLAIAQSLNPSPLSPDLEPDRVRLNVTLINYMQLQALGIKKQQIAIAPFCTYQQPEYFFSYRRTKEKKVQWSGILQS, encoded by the coding sequence TTGACAGTTACGAACACTACTGTTTCTACTCAAGTTCAAGTCCCCAACTGGCAATGGCATCATTGGGAAGGTTTATCTTATTTGCGTTGTACTTTGCTTCAAGATTGGCAACATGGGTTCTTGACACGACAGTTTTTCCCCCGTACTCCCCAGGAATTGACTAAAGTTTTAACCCCAGAAGCAACTACTCATCATCTTCATCAAATTCACGGCAATAGGGTAGTTAAACCCTCAGAAGGCTTCACCGAAGGAGATGGTATCATTTCAGAAAGCTCTAATCAAGCCCTTTGGGTAGCTAGCGCCGACTGTACTCCAATTCTTATGGGAGATGTACATACCAAAAGAGTTAGCGCTGTGCACGCGGGTTGGCGTGGTACCGCTCAGGGTATTGTTAAGATAGCGATCGCTCGTTTTCTCTCAGAAGGAAGCTCTTTAGAAAATCTACGCGTGGCTCTCGGTCCGGCAATCAGTGGTAAAATCTATCAGGTGGGGAAACAAGTAGCCGCCGAAGTATGTAGCAGTATTATTGAAGTTGGAAATAATCTAGAAGAGACTTTAGCGATCGCTCAATCTCTAAACCCCAGTCCCCTCAGCCCTGATTTAGAACCCGATAGAGTGCGTCTTAACGTAACTTTAATTAACTACATGCAACTACAAGCACTGGGAATTAAAAAACAACAAATAGCGATCGCTCCTTTTTGTACCTATCAGCAACCAGAATACTTCTTCTCTTATCGTCGTACCAAAGAGAAAAAAGTACAATGGTCAGGAATTCTTCAGAGTTAA
- a CDS encoding biotin--[acetyl-CoA-carboxylase] ligase, translating into MDKTQLQKLNLPIELDIFTQIPSTNTKLWQLIDEGQTLPRVAIALAQTAGRGQWGRTWQSPPGGLYLSLGLTPNLPIDSASHLVFAVAWGVATRLRSLELPILLKWPNDLILQGRKLGGIKIENRISQNRITHSVIGIGINYSNPVPDRGINLAAIADKLSLEQLAILTIEGIWYGYTNYLKEGIEPILLLYEQLLINLGQKITFNRAEGVVTGVTADGELRVRFFSSGASVEICLQPGTINLGYCEEILPTQ; encoded by the coding sequence ATGGATAAAACACAATTACAAAAGCTAAATCTACCCATAGAATTGGACATTTTTACCCAAATCCCCTCTACTAATACCAAACTCTGGCAACTAATTGACGAGGGACAGACCTTACCAAGGGTAGCGATCGCCTTAGCACAAACCGCAGGACGTGGACAGTGGGGGAGAACTTGGCAATCTCCACCAGGTGGCTTATATTTATCCCTGGGTTTAACCCCCAATTTACCCATAGATTCAGCGTCCCACTTGGTTTTTGCGGTAGCTTGGGGTGTAGCTACGCGTTTACGTAGTTTGGAATTGCCGATTTTACTCAAATGGCCCAATGATTTAATTTTACAAGGGCGTAAGTTGGGGGGTATCAAGATTGAAAACAGAATTTCTCAAAATCGGATCACTCATAGCGTCATTGGTATTGGTATTAACTATAGTAATCCTGTACCTGATAGGGGTATCAATTTGGCTGCAATTGCTGATAAATTGTCCCTGGAACAGTTAGCTATATTAACTATTGAGGGTATTTGGTACGGTTATACTAACTATCTCAAAGAGGGAATCGAACCTATCCTATTGCTTTATGAGCAACTCTTAATTAATTTAGGACAAAAAATTACTTTCAATCGCGCAGAAGGCGTAGTCACGGGAGTCACAGCTGATGGAGAACTGCGAGTACGCTTTTTTTCTTCGGGGGCAAGTGTTGAAATTTGTCTACAACCGGGTACAATCAATCTTGGCTATTGTGAAGAAATATTGCCGACTCAGTAG